The genomic window CAAAAGTGTATTCCGGTCTTCTTGTCTGGGCAATGGTGAAAATCTCAATGTCGAAGGAGCTTTGATGAAAAAGAGAATAGAGGATACAAAGATAAAGCCTTAAAGATGGTTAGGACCAAATAATGAGGAATCTTGTATTTGCTAAGAAGGGTAGGCTGTCCTGGAGGTAGAGGAAAGCAATGGAGGATTTAAAGTAgaagaggggggcacctgggtggctcagttgcttaagcgtctgccttcagctcaggtcaagatcccagggtcctgggatcaagtcctacattgggctccctgctcagcaggaggtcagcttctccctcttcctgcgcCCCCTCTTCCCACTCGTGTTCACTCTTGCTAGcgctcttgctcgctctctccctctcaaataaataaaaagattttaaaaactaaagtagacgagagaacttttttaaaaaagttttaaaagatgttaGTTCCGGTGGCACTTAGGAGGGTAGGTTGGAATATGGGAAACCTGTTGGAAGACCTTGCAATAGTCCAAGGGAACAGAATGAGGACCTGCAATAGTGATGGAGAATAGGAAACTTGGAGATTACATTAAGGTTTCTAATGTGAGAAACTATATTAAGTACCCTTAGTAGCGGGTACTAACAGTATCTTGAACCACAGAACAGATAAAATTTAgccaaggagaaaaacagaaaccattaAGTACAACTCAGTATAATAAGTACTAAGTAATACTAAATAAGTACTAAGTAATAAGTGAAGAACGGGAcatgaagtaaaaaagaaatgcattttcattttctcggTTTTGAGATGGTGGCATAGGAGTTCAGTCTTTGCACCTAGAttagaatttgaattttcttttaccCAATTATGGtttgggattttttgtttgtttttaccatgaCAATGTAGGAAAGCATTCCCTATTACATCAacgtttgtgttttattttgcgTAGATTGTGACCATGGCTGCTGAATCCGATGTCCTGCACTTCCAGTTTGAACAGCAAGGAGATGTAGTCTTGCAGAAAATGAATCTCTTGAGACAGCAGAATTTATTTTGTGATGTGTCAATTTATATTAATGACACCGAGTTCCAGGGGCACAAGGTGATTTTAGCTGCTTGCTCTACTTTCATGAGAGATCAGTTTTTACTCACACAGTCAAAACATGTCAGAATCACCATCTTGCAGAGTGCAGAAGTTGGCAGAAAACTGTTGCTCTCTTGCTATACTGGAGCACTTGAAGTTAAAAGGAAAGAGCTTTTGAAATACTTGACAGCTGCTAGTTACCTGCAGATGGTTCACATTGTGGAAAAGTGCACAGAAGCTTTGTCAAAGTATCTGGAAATTGATCTttctatgaaaaataacaatCAACATACTGACCTGTGTCAATCCTCTGATCCAGATGttaagaatgaagaagaaaattcagATAAAGACTGTGAGATAATTGAAATTTCAGAAGATAGTCCTATAAATATAGATTTTCATgtaaaagaagaggaaagcaaTGTTTTACAGTCTACAGTAGAGTTGAcatcagagagaaaggaaatgaagtcacCAGAGCTGTCTTCAGTAGATATTGGttttaaagataatgaaattTGTATCCTCCATGTGGAATCTATTAGTACTGCTGGTGTAGAAAATGGGCAGTTTTCACAGCCTTGTACCTCTTCAAAAGCAAGCATGTATTTCTCTGAAACACAGCATTCACTGATCAATTCTACGGTTGAGAGCAGAGTGGCAGAAGTTCCTGGGAACCAAGATCAGAGCTTATTTTGTGAGAATACTGAAGGAAATCATGGTACAGTGAATGAGATTCAGAATCTGGAGGATGCTTATTCACTGAGGCACCAGTGCCCCAGGTGTCCTCGAGGATTTCTTCATGTTGAAAACTACCTGCGCCACCTTAAGATGCATAAGCTGTTCTTGTGCTTACAGTGCGGGAAAACATTTAcgcaaaagaaaaatctcaaccgGCATATTCGAGGGCACATGGGCATACGGCCCTTTCAGTGTACTGTGTGCTTGAAGACATTTACTGCTAAAAGCACACTTCAGGACCACTTGAACATACACAGTGGAGATCGCCCATACAAATGCCATTGTTGTGACATGGATTTCAAGCACAAATCTGCCCTCAAAAAGCATTTAACCTCTGTCCATGGCAGAAGCAGTAGTGAAAAACTACCCAGGCATGATCTCAAAAGGCAAAATCTACTATAATTAGAACCACACCTTGCTACGTAAGCCTTATATAATTCTGTTAGGCAAGTTTTTCTACAGAAATGCAGCATCTGTTATATTGCATCCCCCCCCCCATCTTTGGGTCTTAATTTTGGTCTGCCTACACATGTTATTCTTTCTGAACTTCTACTAACAGTTCCAAAGTGTGGGAGACATGATAAAGCTAATGGGATGCTGCCTTATCTCATATAGTATATGTAAGTCCCAGTGGTATATCTAGAGAAATAATGTTCCTCTCTTAAATATTCTTGATTCTAGTGACAGAGGATCCAGCAGTATTTCTAGATTCTGATTTTGACTCTCTAGAtaaataatgtaaatgtaaaatccCAACcacata from Zalophus californianus isolate mZalCal1 chromosome 13, mZalCal1.pri.v2, whole genome shotgun sequence includes these protein-coding regions:
- the ZBTB6 gene encoding zinc finger and BTB domain-containing protein 6 isoform X1; the encoded protein is MAKTALIMPMKEMCKTSQWILILLHVQQSQTLKGVSHSLMQHRSWMQIVTMAAESDVLHFQFEQQGDVVLQKMNLLRQQNLFCDVSIYINDTEFQGHKVILAACSTFMRDQFLLTQSKHVRITILQSAEVGRKLLLSCYTGALEVKRKELLKYLTAASYLQMVHIVEKCTEALSKYLEIDLSMKNNNQHTDLCQSSDPDVKNEEENSDKDCEIIEISEDSPINIDFHVKEEESNVLQSTVELTSERKEMKSPELSSVDIGFKDNEICILHVESISTAGVENGQFSQPCTSSKASMYFSETQHSLINSTVESRVAEVPGNQDQSLFCENTEGNHGTVNEIQNLEDAYSLRHQCPRCPRGFLHVENYLRHLKMHKLFLCLQCGKTFTQKKNLNRHIRGHMGIRPFQCTVCLKTFTAKSTLQDHLNIHSGDRPYKCHCCDMDFKHKSALKKHLTSVHGRSSSEKLPRHDLKRQNLL
- the ZBTB6 gene encoding zinc finger and BTB domain-containing protein 6 isoform X2; this translates as MAAESDVLHFQFEQQGDVVLQKMNLLRQQNLFCDVSIYINDTEFQGHKVILAACSTFMRDQFLLTQSKHVRITILQSAEVGRKLLLSCYTGALEVKRKELLKYLTAASYLQMVHIVEKCTEALSKYLEIDLSMKNNNQHTDLCQSSDPDVKNEEENSDKDCEIIEISEDSPINIDFHVKEEESNVLQSTVELTSERKEMKSPELSSVDIGFKDNEICILHVESISTAGVENGQFSQPCTSSKASMYFSETQHSLINSTVESRVAEVPGNQDQSLFCENTEGNHGTVNEIQNLEDAYSLRHQCPRCPRGFLHVENYLRHLKMHKLFLCLQCGKTFTQKKNLNRHIRGHMGIRPFQCTVCLKTFTAKSTLQDHLNIHSGDRPYKCHCCDMDFKHKSALKKHLTSVHGRSSSEKLPRHDLKRQNLL